One Bacillus sp. FJAT-52991 genomic region harbors:
- a CDS encoding U32 family peptidase, which translates to MNILAPLGAKEEVEMLAENGAEEFYCGITPNEWMKQYSPGVWINRRNPYAGFPSFQDLQEAVRQAESYNIPIFLTLNAPYYMEKQYPMLIDLIKHCSEEIGVRAFIVSDLGLMMAMKEKVPQAAIHVSSLAAPMNTGSIELYKQIGVERIVLPRSVQLNEIPKLKESAGDIELEVFILNDGCVYEESFCMTTHSAGAFCAQSQWEYKAFHADGNKQLSSREMEKLIEQVNDYREFVWFVNDCNCQIASDGLPLGPCGLCSLEKLFHLGVDSLKIVGREGAPYRKLASIQMVKAVVDHVRKQAGEEEVKQLARNIRNQPQYCDSGLMCYYR; encoded by the coding sequence ATGAACATTTTAGCACCGCTTGGAGCGAAAGAAGAAGTAGAGATGTTAGCTGAAAATGGAGCGGAAGAATTTTACTGTGGCATTACTCCAAATGAATGGATGAAACAGTACTCACCAGGTGTATGGATCAACCGGCGTAATCCATACGCCGGCTTTCCTTCTTTTCAAGATTTACAAGAAGCGGTACGACAAGCAGAAAGCTATAACATCCCGATTTTCTTAACGTTAAATGCTCCTTATTATATGGAAAAACAATATCCGATGTTGATCGATTTAATTAAGCATTGTTCGGAAGAAATTGGCGTTCGAGCGTTTATCGTCAGTGACCTAGGATTAATGATGGCCATGAAGGAGAAAGTGCCTCAAGCTGCTATACATGTGAGCAGTTTAGCCGCCCCGATGAATACTGGGAGTATTGAACTGTATAAGCAAATAGGGGTGGAGAGAATCGTTCTCCCTAGAAGTGTTCAATTAAATGAAATTCCTAAATTGAAAGAATCCGCTGGAGATATCGAGCTAGAGGTGTTTATTTTGAATGACGGTTGTGTTTATGAAGAAAGCTTTTGTATGACCACTCATTCAGCAGGAGCCTTCTGTGCACAGTCACAATGGGAATATAAAGCTTTTCATGCGGATGGAAATAAGCAGTTGTCTTCCCGAGAAATGGAGAAGTTGATTGAGCAAGTAAATGATTATCGGGAGTTTGTTTGGTTTGTTAATGATTGTAATTGTCAAATTGCTTCTGATGGACTGCCGCTTGGACCTTGTGGTTTATGTTCTCTTGAAAAACTATTTCATTTAGGTGTCGATTCGCTAAAGATTGTCGGCCGTGAAGGAGCGCCTTATAGAAAGTTGGCTAGTATACAGATGGTTAAAGCGGTGGTCGATCATGTTCGGAAACAAGCAGGGGAAGAGGAAGTAAAGCAACTAGCGAGAAACATTCGCAATCAGCCTCAATATTGTGATTCTGGGCTTATGTGCTATTATCGCTGA
- a CDS encoding ABC transporter ATP-binding protein has product MNIFSFIKPYRFIFLLVFVMGLLSTFITSIQPMIGKFFIDEVLIAKRYSFSLTLTLAIAVAAVGYGVALFTKFLYFRMSLHIMVDMRTTFYHHLLHLPFDFFTKNRTGDILSRMNEDITEIQRLYTENVLQLFTIGLTFIFNVALLLFLDWRLTLLSFLFMPLLVIGVQKFRRLIFINQMEFRKVSAKNQSFLYETFSSMNFIRTAHIEKQLKQQFKEELEDINKQNMKVMFTNAWAQGIPQFVLMGSAVFMLSFLGQQVMRGEMTLGTLLAFMAYQASLFATVQGMAQLYMKFQKGRASIQRVNDFFHIPHIQVEGKDVPQLFHTIRFDQVSFFHHPNQPILTEFNLEIKSGEKVGLIGENGMGKSTIAQLLAQIYEPVRGAVYLDDKNISEFSKASWYNKVCLVAHDHPVWCTTIEDFLRLGKKQATAIELEQVIELMGLSSWIHSLPKKMNTQLGERGLTISAGQKQRLLLARALLQEADMYIFDEATCHLDTESERQLFQRLQEHLQNKTVIFITHRHDHLAWLDRVVDLSKTEWKPMRGRVASEHVSI; this is encoded by the coding sequence ATGAATATTTTTTCTTTCATCAAACCATATCGTTTCATCTTTTTACTCGTTTTTGTCATGGGGCTCCTCTCGACATTTATTACATCGATACAGCCAATGATTGGGAAGTTTTTCATTGATGAAGTATTGATTGCTAAACGGTATTCATTCTCGCTTACTTTAACATTAGCGATTGCAGTAGCAGCTGTTGGTTATGGCGTGGCTCTCTTCACCAAGTTTCTTTATTTTCGAATGAGTTTGCATATCATGGTCGATATGCGAACAACATTCTATCATCACCTGTTGCATCTCCCGTTTGATTTCTTCACCAAAAATCGAACGGGAGATATCTTATCTCGAATGAACGAGGATATAACAGAAATACAGCGTCTTTACACAGAAAATGTATTGCAGCTATTCACCATTGGCTTAACTTTCATCTTTAACGTGGCATTATTATTATTTTTGGACTGGCGTTTAACATTGTTATCCTTTCTGTTTATGCCTTTATTAGTGATAGGTGTTCAAAAGTTTCGTCGGCTGATTTTTATCAACCAAATGGAATTTCGAAAAGTATCAGCGAAAAATCAAAGTTTTCTATACGAGACATTTTCATCTATGAATTTTATCCGTACCGCCCATATCGAAAAACAGCTGAAACAGCAGTTTAAAGAGGAACTAGAGGATATTAATAAGCAAAATATGAAAGTGATGTTTACGAATGCCTGGGCACAAGGAATTCCGCAGTTCGTTTTAATGGGGTCAGCTGTTTTTATGCTATCATTTTTAGGGCAACAAGTGATGCGCGGAGAGATGACGCTAGGGACTTTGCTGGCTTTTATGGCGTATCAAGCTAGCCTATTCGCCACTGTTCAAGGTATGGCCCAGCTGTATATGAAGTTTCAAAAAGGTCGAGCATCGATTCAGCGTGTAAACGATTTCTTTCATATTCCACATATTCAAGTCGAGGGGAAAGATGTTCCACAGCTATTTCATACGATTCGCTTTGACCAGGTCTCTTTTTTTCATCATCCCAATCAGCCAATTTTAACGGAGTTTAACCTTGAAATTAAATCAGGAGAAAAAGTGGGCCTTATTGGAGAGAATGGGATGGGCAAAAGCACCATTGCTCAGTTACTAGCACAAATATATGAACCTGTCAGAGGGGCGGTTTACTTAGACGATAAAAATATCAGTGAATTTTCTAAAGCAAGTTGGTATAACAAAGTTTGCTTAGTCGCACATGATCACCCTGTTTGGTGTACGACGATTGAAGACTTTTTAAGACTAGGCAAGAAACAAGCCACAGCAATTGAATTGGAACAAGTAATAGAGTTAATGGGGTTGTCTAGCTGGATTCATTCATTGCCTAAGAAGATGAATACACAGCTTGGTGAGCGTGGTCTCACGATATCAGCTGGACAGAAGCAACGGCTTTTGCTGGCTCGAGCATTACTGCAAGAGGCTGATATGTATATTTTTGATGAGGCGACTTGCCATTTGGATACAGAATCAGAGCGCCAATTGTTTCAGCGGCTGCAAGAGCATTTGCAAAATAAAACCGTCATTTTCATCACCCATCGCCATGATCATTTAGCATGGCTAGATCGCGTAGTGGATTTATCTAAAACTGAATGGAAACCGATGAGAGGAAGGGTGGCGAGTGAACATGTATCCATTTAG
- a CDS encoding S8 family serine peptidase, translated as MYPFSMDEEEWGNGQGIKIAHIDSGINEWHPHIGKVTGGIAFRVNDVGKIVMEESFQDDLGHGTAVAGVIKGQAPEAELWAVKIFHDRLTTYIEVLCAAIEWCLEQRMDIINLSLGVNQDIPAFRHICEQANEAGILIVSACDEQNGLYWPGYYHSVYAVRSAKSGRRGVFHFSPNDPIHFQTAGVPRELEGPLQKFNYQGHSFAAAHVTGVIAKVKEKYPEARTISEMNQLFIKLSEQQAVQERSI; from the coding sequence ATGTATCCATTTAGCATGGATGAAGAAGAGTGGGGAAATGGACAGGGCATTAAAATCGCTCACATTGATAGTGGAATTAATGAATGGCATCCGCATATTGGGAAAGTGACTGGAGGTATAGCCTTTCGGGTGAATGATGTCGGCAAGATTGTGATGGAAGAAAGCTTTCAAGATGATCTTGGACATGGAACCGCTGTTGCGGGAGTCATTAAAGGGCAGGCTCCAGAGGCGGAACTATGGGCTGTGAAAATTTTTCATGATCGACTCACTACGTATATTGAAGTGCTATGTGCAGCGATTGAATGGTGTCTTGAGCAGAGAATGGATATTATAAATCTTAGCTTAGGCGTCAATCAAGATATTCCAGCATTTCGTCACATTTGTGAGCAGGCGAATGAAGCGGGCATCTTGATTGTATCAGCATGTGATGAACAAAATGGTTTATATTGGCCAGGCTACTATCATTCGGTTTATGCCGTTCGAAGCGCTAAGAGTGGGAGAAGAGGAGTCTTTCATTTTTCGCCCAATGATCCTATTCATTTTCAAACAGCAGGCGTTCCTAGAGAGTTAGAAGGACCGCTGCAAAAATTTAACTATCAAGGGCATAGCTTTGCCGCGGCTCATGTGACGGGGGTAATTGCTAAGGTCAAAGAAAAGTATCCAGAGGCAAGGACGATCTCTGAAATGAATCAGCTGTTCATCAAGCTGAGTGAACAGCAGGCTGTACAGGAAAGAAGCATCTGA
- a CDS encoding TIGR02206 family membrane protein, giving the protein MDWFGGSNEQFHFQMFSASHIAILLILISSIVFMYVFKNYLKTLELKYAEIGIALFLLTLEITYHVWMIVTDSWNLSHSLPLELCSISLFLTVILLISQKRIAYEILLFTGLLGASQALLTPFLTFDFPHFRFFHFFITHMIIFCTPLYFTWIKGYRPTIYSVFKMIIFLNVLMPFIMIINRIVDGNYLYLHHKPKGTSLLDLLGPYPWYIVSLEFLTFGLSLIIWLMFREKERTMKVKGTFQREL; this is encoded by the coding sequence ATGGATTGGTTCGGTGGGAGTAATGAGCAATTTCATTTTCAGATGTTTTCAGCTAGTCATATAGCTATTTTACTTATTTTAATTTCAAGCATCGTTTTTATGTACGTTTTTAAAAATTATTTAAAAACACTTGAACTAAAGTATGCGGAAATTGGCATAGCACTTTTTTTATTAACATTGGAAATCACCTATCATGTTTGGATGATTGTAACGGACAGTTGGAACCTCAGCCATTCACTTCCATTAGAATTATGCAGCATTAGTTTATTTTTAACCGTTATTTTATTAATAAGTCAAAAGAGAATTGCCTATGAAATCTTATTATTTACTGGTTTATTAGGTGCTTCTCAAGCGTTATTAACACCGTTTTTAACTTTTGATTTTCCGCATTTTCGTTTCTTCCACTTTTTCATCACTCATATGATTATTTTTTGTACACCGCTTTATTTTACTTGGATCAAAGGATATCGACCTACCATTTATTCTGTTTTCAAAATGATCATCTTCTTAAATGTGCTCATGCCTTTTATCATGATCATTAACCGAATCGTTGATGGCAATTATTTATACTTACACCATAAACCAAAAGGGACTAGCCTACTCGACCTTTTAGGCCCTTACCCTTGGTACATCGTCTCCTTAGAGTTCCTCACCTTCGGATTAAGTTTGATTATTTGGCTCATGTTTAGAGAAAAGGAACGAACAATGAAGGTAAAAGGAACATTTCAGCGAGAACTTTAA
- a CDS encoding HAD-IA family hydrolase has translation MPKYIVFDFDGTLANSLTLFIEAYNEMAEREGYRIVQESDLEPLSKMSIPERCKYLNFPLRNIPFAAPKIYRYVRESNIGFQFFPGIKELLDELKEKGYRLAIISSNAKDIISQSLKTHQVDYFDEILCSKFIFSKDKMIKKLLNKYKLTPSDALYVGDEERDITACSKAGIKVIWAGWGYDAAEVALKANPDYIAEKPKEILPIVSKLSVS, from the coding sequence ATGCCGAAATATATTGTATTTGATTTCGATGGAACATTAGCGAACTCATTAACGCTTTTTATTGAAGCATATAATGAAATGGCAGAACGGGAAGGTTATCGGATCGTTCAGGAATCTGATCTTGAGCCTTTAAGCAAGATGTCTATTCCTGAACGATGCAAGTATTTAAATTTTCCTTTACGAAACATACCATTCGCCGCCCCAAAGATTTATCGTTATGTTAGGGAGTCCAATATTGGTTTTCAGTTTTTTCCTGGTATTAAGGAACTGCTAGATGAGTTAAAAGAGAAAGGCTACCGGCTAGCTATTATTTCTTCAAATGCAAAGGATATTATTAGTCAATCTTTAAAAACACATCAAGTGGATTATTTTGATGAAATTTTATGTTCTAAGTTTATTTTTAGCAAAGACAAAATGATTAAAAAGCTGTTGAATAAGTATAAGTTGACGCCGTCTGACGCATTATATGTCGGTGATGAAGAGCGAGACATCACCGCCTGCAGTAAAGCGGGCATTAAAGTCATCTGGGCCGGATGGGGTTATGATGCTGCTGAAGTGGCTTTGAAAGCAAACCCTGATTATATTGCTGAAAAGCCAAAAGAAATACTACCGATTGTATCTAAATTGAGTGTAAGCTGA
- a CDS encoding family 16 glycosylhydrolase translates to MKSKLWIFMLVLFVVVVAINSSWIKNWMLLNTSRTVEDFETFDSTRWEVREEFPLGHGYLLADQVSHQPGKVVLSLSDQEGNGGEIRTRETFQYGRFEATIQVADAPGSITGFFLYAPPDLYHEIDIEIWNDSSGKVLFTVYKDGKEAKQATYQLPFDPTKDAHRYRIDVLPNEVSFYIDGEAVQSWKGQFSSKKMQLMINSWYPTWLNKQVAKQPKTTIEQVSY, encoded by the coding sequence ATGAAATCAAAATTATGGATTTTTATGTTAGTGTTATTTGTTGTTGTAGTTGCCATCAATTCTTCTTGGATAAAGAATTGGATGCTTCTTAACACCTCTCGGACAGTCGAAGACTTTGAGACATTTGATTCTACTAGGTGGGAGGTTAGAGAGGAATTTCCACTTGGGCACGGCTATTTATTAGCGGATCAAGTGAGCCACCAACCTGGAAAAGTGGTTCTTTCGCTTTCTGATCAAGAGGGAAACGGTGGGGAGATTCGCACGAGAGAAACATTTCAATATGGCCGGTTTGAAGCCACCATTCAAGTAGCTGATGCTCCGGGGTCCATCACTGGCTTTTTTCTTTATGCACCACCCGATCTTTATCATGAAATTGACATTGAGATATGGAATGATTCTAGCGGAAAAGTGCTGTTTACCGTTTATAAAGATGGAAAAGAAGCGAAACAAGCTACTTACCAATTACCCTTTGATCCAACTAAGGATGCTCATCGTTATAGAATCGATGTGTTACCAAATGAAGTGAGCTTCTATATTGACGGAGAAGCAGTACAATCATGGAAAGGGCAATTCAGTTCAAAGAAAATGCAACTAATGATCAATAGCTGGTACCCTACTTGGTTGAATAAGCAAGTAGCAAAACAACCGAAAACAACAATTGAACAAGTGAGCTATTAA
- the map gene encoding type I methionyl aminopeptidase has protein sequence MIIKNDEELQALKKIGKIVAEIRDEMRAATKPGVTTKELDLLGGELFAKHGAVSGPKGEYDFPGFTCISVNDEVAHGIPGERVLQEGDLVNIDVSGSYDGYFADTGISFVVGEGDPVLTKLCQAAEMAFEHGLTKAKAGSKQNQIGKAVMNEARRQGFTVIKNLTGHGIGRSLHEAPDHILNYFDPWDNALLKEGMVIAFEPFVSTKAEMIVEGGDGWTYKTPDGSLVAQIEHTIVITKGEPLILTK, from the coding sequence ATGATTATTAAAAATGACGAAGAGCTTCAAGCTCTAAAAAAAATTGGCAAGATTGTTGCTGAAATACGTGATGAGATGCGTGCAGCGACAAAGCCTGGTGTGACGACAAAAGAATTAGATTTATTAGGTGGAGAATTATTTGCAAAGCATGGGGCCGTTTCTGGTCCAAAGGGTGAGTATGATTTCCCAGGCTTCACATGTATTAGTGTCAACGATGAAGTCGCTCACGGAATACCTGGAGAACGGGTACTTCAAGAAGGAGATCTTGTAAACATTGATGTTTCAGGATCTTACGATGGATATTTTGCAGACACAGGAATTTCTTTCGTTGTTGGCGAAGGGGACCCTGTTTTAACAAAATTATGCCAAGCGGCCGAAATGGCCTTTGAACATGGTTTAACGAAAGCAAAAGCAGGATCTAAGCAAAATCAAATTGGAAAAGCTGTCATGAATGAAGCTCGCCGACAAGGGTTTACGGTCATCAAAAATTTAACAGGACACGGAATTGGCCGCTCCCTTCATGAAGCACCGGATCATATTTTGAACTATTTTGATCCATGGGATAATGCTTTGTTAAAAGAAGGTATGGTCATTGCTTTTGAGCCGTTCGTTTCAACAAAAGCAGAAATGATTGTTGAAGGTGGAGATGGCTGGACTTACAAAACACCTGATGGTAGCCTAGTGGCTCAAATCGAACATACGATTGTGATTACAAAAGGTGAACCGCTGATTTTAACAAAATAA
- a CDS encoding alpha/beta hydrolase: MLDYKLYEHANSDKYVVLIHGMGGNSSIFYSNLKSLKKHFNILAVHLQGHGKSPSVEDEKNFNIEVAAQEVLKVLDHLLIKKAHFIGISLGTIVIHSIFKIAPKRVYSAVMGGAITHFNLFSKFLIKIGKMIKSFTPFLWIYKLCAYIIMPGKMNRRSRSLFISQATKMKRPDFLAWFNLVDTVEDVYRGVPESSKGVPKLYISGSEDHLFIKQLQKDISEDPYATFTLINNCGHVCNVEKSKEFNEASIDFLLNGGKEIKEAQ, from the coding sequence TTGTTAGATTATAAGTTATATGAACATGCTAATTCGGATAAATATGTAGTGCTCATTCATGGTATGGGTGGAAATTCTAGCATCTTTTATAGTAATCTTAAATCCTTGAAAAAACATTTTAATATACTGGCTGTGCACCTTCAAGGACATGGAAAGAGCCCAAGTGTAGAAGACGAGAAAAATTTTAATATTGAGGTAGCTGCCCAAGAAGTGTTAAAGGTCCTCGATCATTTATTAATCAAAAAAGCCCATTTCATCGGCATTTCTTTAGGAACGATTGTGATTCATTCAATCTTTAAAATAGCGCCAAAACGGGTGTATTCAGCAGTGATGGGAGGAGCGATTACGCATTTTAACCTCTTCTCAAAATTTTTGATTAAGATAGGAAAGATGATTAAATCATTCACTCCTTTTTTATGGATTTATAAGCTTTGTGCTTATATCATTATGCCAGGTAAAATGAACCGGAGATCGCGATCATTATTTATTAGCCAGGCCACGAAAATGAAGCGACCTGATTTTCTTGCTTGGTTCAACCTAGTTGATACAGTAGAAGATGTGTATAGAGGTGTTCCAGAAAGCTCAAAAGGAGTGCCGAAACTATACATTTCAGGATCAGAAGACCATTTGTTTATTAAGCAGCTTCAAAAGGATATTTCTGAAGATCCATATGCCACGTTTACGTTAATTAATAATTGTGGCCACGTATGCAATGTGGAAAAAAGCAAAGAATTTAATGAGGCTTCTATTGATTTTTTATTAAATGGTGGAAAAGAGATTAAGGAAGCCCAGTAA
- a CDS encoding metal ABC transporter solute-binding protein, Zn/Mn family, with translation MKRVLSMATMISAIMLIIAGCSTEKAEETKQEKEQLQVYTTIYPLTFFTEEIGKEFVEVESILPAGVDEHTYEPTSKTMIDIAQSDLFMYNGLGLEPFGDKIQESMKNEEVKMIEVGEEIDVNAHKQMHGHEEETTHEDHTTHEHKHDDGHNHGGVDPHVWIDPTLAIQMAEVVKDELVELQPEHKSEFENNFNSLKEKLLKLDEDFHEMADHAKHKEFLVSHAAFGYWEDNYGLKQISVSGLSPTNEPSQKQLKEMVETAKQQNIKYVIFEQNVTPKVAKIVQNELNAEALKIHNLAVLTKEDEANKDNYITLMEKNIETLKKATE, from the coding sequence ATGAAACGAGTACTTTCAATGGCTACGATGATATCAGCAATCATGCTTATTATAGCTGGATGTTCAACTGAAAAGGCAGAAGAAACGAAGCAGGAAAAAGAACAATTACAGGTATATACAACGATTTATCCCCTAACTTTTTTCACTGAAGAAATCGGAAAAGAGTTTGTTGAAGTGGAGAGCATTTTACCCGCAGGTGTAGATGAACATACATATGAGCCTACATCGAAAACGATGATCGACATCGCACAATCCGATTTATTTATGTATAACGGGCTTGGATTAGAGCCGTTTGGAGATAAAATACAAGAGTCGATGAAAAATGAAGAAGTAAAAATGATCGAAGTGGGGGAAGAAATTGATGTAAATGCTCATAAACAAATGCATGGCCATGAAGAAGAAACGACACATGAGGATCACACCACTCATGAACATAAGCACGATGATGGTCATAATCATGGAGGTGTGGACCCTCACGTATGGATTGACCCAACATTAGCGATACAAATGGCTGAAGTGGTGAAAGATGAGTTAGTGGAGCTTCAACCTGAGCATAAGTCTGAGTTTGAAAACAATTTTAATTCGTTAAAAGAAAAATTATTGAAGTTAGATGAAGACTTTCATGAAATGGCCGATCATGCCAAGCATAAAGAATTTCTTGTGTCTCATGCAGCTTTTGGTTATTGGGAAGATAATTATGGTTTAAAGCAAATTAGTGTATCAGGTTTATCTCCAACTAATGAGCCTTCACAGAAGCAATTAAAAGAAATGGTCGAGACGGCTAAGCAACAAAACATTAAATATGTGATTTTTGAGCAAAATGTCACACCAAAAGTAGCAAAGATTGTACAAAATGAATTAAATGCAGAAGCCTTAAAAATTCATAATCTAGCGGTATTAACAAAAGAAGATGAAGCGAATAAGGACAACTACATCACCTTAATGGAAAAAAATATTGAGACATTGAAAAAAGCAACTGAATAA
- a CDS encoding FAD-dependent oxidoreductase, giving the protein MTRKTLWKQEVKLPSFETLDQMVFADVVIVGGGITGIVTAYLLTKAKKKVVLIEGTELVNGTTGHTTAKMTAQHNLIYSELMQNFSKEQAKLYYEANQEAIAWVKQTIQDEKIDCDWMDDTAYVYTNSEQETETIKQEAQSYEELGIDGELANTLPWKTPFKQAVKMNGQGQFHPIKFLHPLVQFIKEHGGEIYEHTVAKDIEKGERPAVITKQGMKVVGNDIVIASHFPFYDSDFYFTKMYANRSYVIAIKPKKAFPGGMYITAEKPTRSVRSAMYQGEEILLIGGEGHKTGQGQPTEERYQALIDFAEKEFGIKELLFTWSTQDLMTLDNLPYIGKINNADNIYTATGFKKWGMTSSIVSSLLISDLILNKQNRYEELFSPQRFKADPGLRNFVKQNSDVAGHFIKGKLDYFLQNDEDLPINTGVVINWNGTRAGAFKEEDGTVHLVDTTCTHLGCECEWNAAEKTWDCPCHGSRYSVAGEVIEGPAIEPLKKLRE; this is encoded by the coding sequence TTGACTAGAAAAACATTATGGAAACAAGAAGTAAAGTTGCCTTCATTTGAGACTCTTGATCAGATGGTATTTGCAGATGTCGTTATTGTTGGTGGAGGTATTACAGGAATTGTGACAGCTTATTTGTTAACGAAAGCAAAGAAGAAAGTGGTGTTAATCGAAGGAACAGAGCTAGTAAATGGAACGACAGGACATACAACCGCTAAAATGACGGCTCAGCATAACCTCATCTATTCCGAATTAATGCAGAACTTCAGTAAAGAGCAGGCGAAGCTATATTATGAAGCTAATCAAGAGGCGATTGCTTGGGTGAAACAAACGATACAGGATGAAAAGATTGATTGTGATTGGATGGATGACACGGCTTACGTCTATACGAATTCGGAACAGGAAACAGAAACGATTAAGCAAGAGGCACAAAGTTATGAAGAACTGGGCATTGATGGGGAGCTAGCTAACACGTTACCTTGGAAAACGCCTTTTAAACAAGCAGTGAAAATGAATGGTCAAGGACAATTTCATCCGATCAAATTTTTGCATCCGCTAGTACAGTTTATTAAAGAGCATGGGGGAGAAATTTATGAGCATACGGTGGCGAAAGATATAGAAAAAGGAGAAAGACCCGCTGTCATTACGAAGCAGGGAATGAAAGTAGTAGGCAATGATATTGTGATTGCGAGCCATTTTCCTTTTTATGATAGCGATTTTTATTTCACGAAAATGTATGCTAATCGCTCCTATGTTATAGCAATTAAGCCGAAAAAAGCTTTTCCAGGCGGGATGTATATAACGGCTGAAAAACCGACCCGTTCTGTTAGAAGTGCTATGTATCAAGGGGAGGAAATCTTGCTCATTGGTGGAGAAGGGCATAAAACGGGACAAGGTCAGCCGACAGAAGAGCGGTATCAAGCGTTAATTGATTTTGCGGAAAAAGAGTTTGGAATTAAAGAGTTGTTATTTACTTGGTCCACACAAGATTTAATGACATTAGATAATCTTCCTTACATTGGCAAGATAAATAATGCTGACAATATTTACACGGCTACAGGCTTTAAAAAATGGGGAATGACGTCAAGCATCGTCTCGTCCTTACTGATTTCTGATTTAATTTTAAATAAACAAAATCGTTATGAAGAGCTATTTTCTCCGCAACGTTTTAAAGCGGACCCAGGCTTGAGAAACTTTGTCAAGCAAAATAGCGATGTAGCGGGCCATTTTATTAAAGGCAAACTTGATTACTTTCTCCAAAATGATGAAGATCTTCCTATTAATACAGGCGTGGTAATCAATTGGAATGGAACGAGAGCGGGAGCTTTTAAAGAAGAAGATGGTACTGTTCATCTTGTCGATACGACATGCACGCATCTAGGGTGTGAATGTGAATGGAACGCTGCCGAAAAAACATGGGATTGCCCATGTCATGGTTCTCGATATTCTGTTGCAGGGGAAGTAATAGAAGGACCAGCGATTGAACCATTAAAGAAATTGAGAGAATAA